In Molothrus aeneus isolate 106 chromosome 3, BPBGC_Maene_1.0, whole genome shotgun sequence, a single genomic region encodes these proteins:
- the CEP57L1 gene encoding centrosomal protein CEP57L1, which yields MRRTPSISTSAMDSESKNSFIGSFLQPPDWRLPAAFVYMESKKLATAAADRPSLPNNQAVVAALRALQEKIHCLELEKSQAEDKLCSLSRAAAQYKKVLEHKSYEKDAAYQELMQQRKDSNAVQSRCSLLEKQLDYMRKMVSSAELEKKMILEQQAQLQKEEDQNWLELHAKLEKLEMLDKECLKLTATQRIIEDKIKHLEEMLCKEEHQHKLIQDKTAQLQMGFDINRILMSSVTSQHEPEKENGKNKKPRKRNPTMKKMQLSQLHVKAGELPFVAGKSASSSHSVSANVQSVLHIMKHRNPCISPQGQGGATAGISGHSALSKSVSSCSTSPTATRSFSDLLLAFQDELGQMSSEHQELLKQIQETQDSQAREDLEQELDCLIKQMEMKGRQISKLKKHQATVQKLKRKTQKLKQGATHVKLKCGEQKEAKEIAVTVKESMSKPCPGQKSRSSLQLLKAVRKLQLSLKKDYVI from the exons ATGAGGAGAACACCTTCAATTTCCACATCA GCTATGGATTCTGAATCAAAGAACAGTTTCATAGGAAGCTTTCTTCAGCCACCAGATTGGAGGCTTCCTGCAGCCTTTGTTTATATGGAATCAAAGAAGTTggcaactgctgctgctgacaggccTTCTCTCCCAAATAACCAAG CTGTAGTGGCAGCCCTGAGAGCTCTGCAAGAAAAGATCCACTGCCTAGAGCTGGAGAAGTCACAGGCTGAAGATAAACTGTGCAGcctctccagagcagctgctcagtACAAGAAGGTCTTAGAGCACAAATCCTATGAGAAGGATGCAGCATATCAAGAGCTGATGCAACAGAGGAAAG ATTCAAATGCAGTACAATCCCgctgctccctgctggagaAACAGCTGGATTACATGAGAAAGATGGTTTCCAGTGCAGAACTGGAAAAGAAGATGATTTTAGAACAACAG GCTCAGCTTCAGAAAGAGGAAGATCAGAACTGGTTGGAACTGCATGCAAAACTTGAAAAGCTTGAAATGCTAGATAAAGAGTGTCTTAAACTTACTGCTACTCAGAGAATTATTGAA GACAAGATCAAACACTTAGAAGAAATGCTGTGTAAAGAAGAGCATCAGCATAAGCTAATACAAGATAAAACTGCTCAG CTTCAAATGGGATTTGatataaacagaattttgatGTCTTCAGTAACATCTCAACATGaacctgaaaaggaaaatgggaagaacAAAAAACCTAGGAAG AGAAATCCTACAATGAAGAAAATGCAGCTCTCACAATTACATGTAAAGGCTGGTGAACTACCTTTTGTAGCTGGGAAG tctgccagctccagccattctgTCAGTGCAAATGTACAAAGTGTGCTGCACATTATGAAGCATCGCAATCCGTGCATCTCACCACAAGGACAAGGAGGAGCCACAGCTGGGATTTCAGGGCACAGTGCACTTTCAAAATCTGTATCCTCTTGTTCCACATCACCCACTGCCACCAGGAGCTTTTCAGACCTTCTGTTGGCCTTTCAAGACGAGCTGGGCCAAATGAGCTC TGAGCATCAGGAACTTCTGAAGCAGATACAGGAGACTCAAGACTCCCAAGCTCGTGAAGACCTGGAACAGGAGCTAGATTGCCTCATAAAACAAATggagatgaaaggaagacaaatATCCAAGCTGAAAAAGCATCAGGCTACT GTGCAGAAATTAAAGAGAAAGACTCAGAAATTGAAGCAAGGGGCAACTCATGTCAAACTAAAGTGTGGTGAAcaaaaggaagcaaaggagATTGCAGTCACTGTAAAGGAAAGTATGTCTAAACCTTGTCCTGGGCAGAAGAGCAGAAGTTCTCTTCAGCTGCTAAAAGCTGTGAGGAAACTTCAGCTATCTCTGAAAAAAGATTATGTCATCTGA